Genomic window (Candidatus Bathyarchaeia archaeon):
TACGCTCATTCTGGAGAGCTTCAATCATTATTGAACAGGCTTTGGGAAGAGAAAAGGCTTGGAGCGGAATGGGAGAACATAACCTCGAAAATTTTAGCCGAGAAAAAAGCTGGCTTAAAGCCATCCACATTTTTTGAATCCCTCGATAAGCAGCGGCTCATTTTAAACGTTTGCATTGAAAACTTGTCCTTCAGTCTGGGCTTGCGGAAAGACTTGTTTGCTAATGCCGCCGAATACTATGAGAAGGCTAAGGCTGCAAGGCATAAAGTGGAGGGCGCAAGGGCGGCGCTGGAAGAAACCAGAAGGAAGCTTCTGGAGGTGGAAGCCAAACTTAAGGAGGTTGAGCTGGAGGCGCTTGCAGCCCCCCTCAGGGTTGAAGAGGAGCTTGCCAAACGCAAAGTAAGACAGAAGCGCTGGTTCGAGAAGTTCAAGTGGTTTATAACTTCCGACGGCTTCCTCGTCGTGGCCGGCAAAGATGCGGCAAGCAATGAAGTCCTGATAAAAAAGTATACGGCTCCAGAGGACTTGGTTTTCCATGCAGATGTGACGGGTGCCCCCTTCGTCGTCGTGAAAACGGAGGGTAAAACGCCAAGTGAACAGTGCCTCCGTGAAGCTGCAGAGTTTGCGGCTGCCCACTCGAGGGGCTGGCGGGAGGGCTTCGCATCCATAGACGTTTACTGGGTTAAGCCAAACCAATTGAGCAAGGCTGGAGGCTCAGGCGAGTATGTTCCCCGGGGGGCCTTTGTTATTCATGGGAGTAGGAACTGGCTGAGGGGCACCCCATTGCGAATAGCCGTGGGCGTCGTCTTCGATCCAGAAACCGGGGAGCCGACATTCATAGGCGGGGCTGCTGAAGCCGTCAAATCCAAAACAAGCATTTACGCCATTCTAGTGCCAGGAGAAGAGGAAGGAAAAACCCTCCTAACCAGGGTTTTGAGGACGCTAACAGAGAAAACGCCTAAGGACCAGCGGGAAAAATTGTTGAAGGCTAATCCCGAAGCCTTACGGGAGTTTATCCCCTACACTAGGGGCAGAGTTCTTCAAGAATAACGGCGTAAAGGTAGTCTAAGGGCTTGGCTATGTGGTCTCCGTCGCCATTCTCCTCCAGTCGGCTTTTCGGCCTCATGGCATAGGAGGTGATCCGGCCGCAGGTTCCCCTACGGCCACCTTGTTACGACTTCTCCCCCCTCACGGAACTTGGGTTCGACGCAGCCAACTTGACCACGCCTCACCCAAGCCCCGCTCGGGTGGAGCGACGGGCGGTGTGTGCAAGGAGCAGGGACGTATTCACCGCGCGATGGTGACGCGCGATTACTAGGGATTCCATGTTCACGAGGGCGGGTTGCAGCCCTCGATCCCAACTACGGCAGGGTTTAGGGATTGCCTCCCCCTTTCGGGGTCGGAACCCATTGTCCCTGCCATTGCAGCTCGCGTGTGGCCCGGGGGATTCGGGGCATACTGACCTGCCGTGGCCCGCTCCTTCCTCCGCCTTATCGGCGGCAGTCCCCCCAGTGTGCCCGGCGCAGAGGCCGGTAGCAACAGGGGGCGCGGGTCTCGATCGTTGCCTGACTTAACAGGACACCTCACGGCACGAACTGGCGACGGCCATGCACCTCCTCTCAGCTTGTCTGGCAAGACCTTCAATCTGGCCTTCATCCTGCTGTCTCCCCCGGTAAGGTTCCCGGCGTTGACTCCAATTAAACCGCAAGCTTCACCCCTTGTGGTGCTCCCCCGCCAATTCCTTTAAGTTTCAGCCTTGCGGCCGTACTCCCCAGGCGGCGGGCTTAACGGCTTCCCTGCGGCACTGGCACGGCTCGTAGCCGTGCCAACACCTAGCCCGCATCGTTTACAGCTGGGACTACCCGGGTATCTAATCCGGTTCGCTCCCCCAGCTTTCATCCCTCACCGTCGGGCGCGTTCCAGCCGGCAGCCTTCGCCACTGGTGGTCCTCCCGGGATTATAAGATTTCACCCCTACCCCGGGAATACCGCCGGCCTCTCCCGCCCCCTAGCTAGGCAGTATCCCCCGCAGTCCAGCGATTGAATCGCTGGATTTAACAGGGGACTTACCCAGCCGGCTACGGATGCTTTAGGCCCAATAAGCGTCCCCACCACTCGGGGAGCGGGTATTACCGCGGCGGCTGACACCCGACTTGCCCTCCCCTTATTCCCCCAGCTGGCTACACTGGGGAAAAGCCGTCCTCAGCGGACGGCACTCGGGGTGGCCCCGTCACGCTTTCGCGTATTGCGGAGGTTTCGCGACTGCTGCGCCCCGTAGGGCCTGGACCCTTGTCTCAGTGTCCATCTCCGGGCTCCCGCTCTCACGGCCCGTACCGGTTATAGGCTTGGTGAGCCGTTACCTCACCAACTACCTGATCGGCCGCGGCCCCATCCTTGGGCGACGCCTAGAAGCATGGTCTAGGCGCCCTTTCGGCGAGGACCCATTCCAGGAGTCCTCACCTATCGGGGATTAGCCCCAGTTTCCCGGGGTTATCCCCGTCCCAAGGGTAGGTTAGCCACGTGTTACTGAGCTGTGCGCCGCGCCTCCACCCTGGCCCGGAGGCGCACGACTAGCATGTCTTAGTCCCACCCCGATAGCGGTGGGGTCCGGCAGGATCAACCGGAGTTAGGCGATCCGGCTGATCGCCGGATACGCTTATTGGGCTTACGGCCGCAAAGCCGACTGGATTTGGAGGGGAGATCCACATAGCCAAAGCCCATTTCAGACCTAACAGGTAACTGTCAGGTCCACATTTTTGTGCCCGCAAGTGGAGGCCAACCGTCCTCATCCCTTTTGGCGGTTAAACGCCTTTATGGTTGGGGTTGGGCCGCCGCCGGAAATGCGGGCAACTTTGTTCAGCAAGATAGATTGCTCTATCTCAGCGGATATAAATGTTTCTGCACACCTTAATATACATTCTTGTTTTGGATTCTGGAATTGCAGTTCAAGGCTTTTATGTTTTCCACAGGGTTCTTCTCAGCGCATCCGCCCTGTAAATGGCCGCGAAGGGGCTTGACGATGCTCTGCCATGCTTTTCAATGGCTTCTACAAGATCCTTAAGCGTGCCGGGCTTCCATGAAATTTGGGGGTTTACAACGACTATCAGCGTTCCATAGGCTTTGTTTACTCCCGTTTTTAAGGCTTGATTTTCGCCTAGTCTGGCTGTATGCCTAACCACCTTGCCGCTGATTTGAGGCCACCTTCGCCTACACTCCTTTATGGTTGCCCAAGCCATTTCATAGGTGTGGTCGCTGCTTCCATCATCCACCACGATGACCTCGCAGAATCCCATGTATCCGGCTGCACTCTCAAATATGCTAGTCAAGCATTTGGGAATCTGCCTATCACAATTGTAGGCTGGAACTATTATGGAGACCGCAGGCTTAGAAATGCTTTTCAGCCGAGCCTGCACGCTTTCTCCTTCCACCAAACCGATTAAGGCATCTTGAAATAAAGCAAGTATTCCGCTTGGAGAATATTCTTATGAAATAAACACTGAAGGTGGCACAGCTATTGATATAGATTGGGCGTTTAGAAGGCTTAAATAAGGCTTACAACAGTTTCAGAATTCTTAGGAAATGGAGAAAAGCATCCATGGAAGATCTTTCGCGATACTACGCCCTCCTTAAGGATCCAACTAGGCGAAGGATCATTGAGATTTTGGGCAGTCAAGAGAAAATAGGATTTAAAGAGCTCCGTGAAAAGTTGGGTGTCGGCGTTGGCACCGTCTACTATCATTTGGACATGCTCTCGGAGTTTATTGAGCAGGATAAGCAGCGCAAGTATAGGCTGAACGCGAAGGGACAAATGCTATATAGAGTCTTGAAGGATGGAAATGTTCCGGCAAGCCTTGCAATAAGCGAGACACTAAGCCATCGGACGATCAAGTGGCTTTTTCTGTCTCCCATATTTGCATTGACTGTAAAGCCGCATAGGTTTTTGCCAGTCTCCGCCGCCATATTGGTTTTAGGAGCCCTCGGAGCATCCATGATTAAGCTTGAACCCGCCCTATTCTTCTACTTTGAGGGGTCCACCCGCAGTCCCGCAAACATAGCTGTGCTTTTCATCTTCAATTGGATAGGCTTGTTCCTGTTCGCGGAGGTTTTAGCCATAGCCCTTTTCAGGCGGGTTGGAAATGACCTGCAATTTTTCACGTGCATGGGGCTGGCGGCGCTTCCCCTAGCTATTTATCCCTACATGTATTTAGCTGTTCCAATGGTTTTGGAAGCCCTAGCCATAAGTTGGCAGCTTGCGAAAACCATTAGAGACGCAATACTAGTGGTTTTGCAGGTTTGGAGCATACTGCTGGTTTCAGCGGCAGTCTGCCATGGAAAAGGCTTGAGGCTGGACAAGGGCATAATCATAAGCCTAACAGCCACGTACCTAAACATAGCCGTCCTATTCATGCTTGGAAAACTCGCCTAGTAAACAATACGACACTAACTTTACAGTTCTCCATAAGCAACAAAGCGCCTCTAGAAGGAAGGGGCTAGAGAAAATAAGCTGAAAATAAACGCCATTTTCCCAGCCAAACTATAGAAAAAGCAGCATACTTACGGCTGTTTTGAAAGCGCAACCATGACACGGCGGAAGTTCTAGAAATCTAGAACTTCTGATAGGCGGAGTTCGAGTTTTTTGGAAGCGATTTTCTTAAAAGCCAGTTTAACGTAGTCTATTTCGGTGAAAAAGCATGAAAAACACAAGAAAAACAATATTGGCTTCGATTTTAGCCTTGCTTCTAGTCGCGCCAGCGCTCGCCGCCCTAAGCCCAACAGCAAACGCTGAAGACTCCGTGGAGGAAGTTCAAAGCTTACCAGTTAAGGAAGGACTTTGGGAACCGGTATGGTACAAGTTTGAGACTCCGTTGATAACGTTGATCTTCCCAGCAAGAGGCACAAAGCCCATGTTCCTGTGGTGGTACACAAACGATAACAGCACAATATATGTAGTCAAGTTTAAGGGAGTCATTGAATACCTCGCCATTGACAAGCCATACTATAGGCATCGCTTCCATGCAAACAACGCCACAATAAACGCGACATTATGGAAAGACCGCATCGAACCAGCCCTGCGACAAAGGTACACGTACGGCGGAATGATGTATCGCCAAGCGGTAAACGAATTCATAGACCTTCTGTTTAGACTACACAGAGCCTATCTGCCCTTCAGCGCCTGCAACTGGACGCTGTCCGGACCAGTATTTGTTGAGGAGAAAGGTTACTGGTCCTTCAACTTCACACTAACAACGGTTTACGGCCATCCAAATCTGAAGTTTGCAGAGAACAATATTGAGATTAGATGTCGATTCTACAATGCCACAACCACCGAAACACCAGACCCCGCCAATCCAGATTACAATTATACTGTTGCAGCGGGACAGTTGAAATTTGACTTTGTCGTAAAGAATTGGCAATGGAACATTGACAAGATCAACGGCTTCCTCAGAAAGTGGGGTCTCGAAATACCGGAAAGCAGAACAGGCTTAGCTCTATGGATCAACATGGCTTCGATAAAGCTTGAAGATTTAAAATGCGCCGAGAACGAGGTGCGTTATCAGGCGGAGCATCAGATTGAGACAGCGTCCCAGATGCGGGAAGCCATCGTTAACGGTGAACGCTACGCGGTAGACAAAAATGAGACAAGCCAAGATGAGAATCCAGTACAAGCCACACTGCAGCTTAGGGAAAGGTTCAGGGAACGCATAAGGCTGCACTTTGCCCGCGGCGAAAAAGATGTTCCAGTGGGCTTCTTGGAGTTTGTTCCATGGGCTAGACTGCTAAACCCAGACGGCACAACCCACAAGTATGTGAATGTTACGGCGTCCTACATTGCTGCTGGCGGCCATTTGAGGCTGTTCATCTGCTACCCATATTTTGGAAACTACACGTTGGAGCATGACCCAACCATAGGCTTAACATCAGCCCCAACAATCCCAGAGCTGGTAACTCCGAAACTGCTAATATGGATCTTGGTTGGCGCCACTGTGATTATCGGCGTGGCTGTTGCCGCTGTAAAGCTTCTCAAGAAGCCTGTCAACATCCTGGCTGTCAAGTAGGCTCCTCTCTTCTTTTTCTATTTGTTTTTGATGTATTCTGTGGTGGAAGTAAAAGTTTATATGGTGTATCGCTACGTAATATTTGGGATTCAAATGAACTTGAGGGGAGAAGACGACGAAATCCGCTGGCAAGTTGTAAAAGCCATGCTGGACGAATTTCCAAAACTGAGGGAAAAAGTCAAAGAATATTTGGAGAAGCAGCCAAAACAGAAAAGCAAAACTCCAAAGTTTGGATGTTAAGTATGGTTTTTCTTTAACAGGTGGGCTGGCGGAACCTTAACGTTGTTTTTCCCGTTTCCGTTGTCGGATTTTAGAAGATCGGTTATTTCGCGGTAGCGTTGGAGAAACTCCAAGCCCTTTGACGTCGCCTTATAGATTTCCTTGTCGTTTTCGATCCTCTTTTCGATGAGGCTCACCCTCTCCATGAACTTCAAGTAATCGTTAAGCTGTGTGAAACTCAA
Coding sequences:
- the rqcH gene encoding ribosome rescue protein RqcH, whose protein sequence is MQREEFRSFDLAAVLRELREAILNARVSNIYQLNGATLLFKLRRGEKIYSLILEAGKRLNLTAYAPEKPLHPPAFCMALRKYLRNSTLTNIEQHKFERIAILSFTGKAGNFKLVVELFGEGNIILVDSENRIVQALRYKRMRDRNILRGETFAFPPPSGQNPLEMDSQAFVEGLRAFGEMEIVRALARFLGIGGLYAEEILLRLGLDKTTPCNSLNASQVEEIYKCLEGLIRQVLEGKLEPCIVFDEKGGPLDVAPLRLKRYEGLKHQFYSSFNEALDEFYARVKALRKTENQMVGENLRREIERLRRVLAEQEKALMEAEQKAEKYRQIGDLIYAHSGELQSLLNRLWEEKRLGAEWENITSKILAEKKAGLKPSTFFESLDKQRLILNVCIENLSFSLGLRKDLFANAAEYYEKAKAARHKVEGARAALEETRRKLLEVEAKLKEVELEALAAPLRVEEELAKRKVRQKRWFEKFKWFITSDGFLVVAGKDAASNEVLIKKYTAPEDLVFHADVTGAPFVVVKTEGKTPSEQCLREAAEFAAAHSRGWREGFASIDVYWVKPNQLSKAGGSGEYVPRGAFVIHGSRNWLRGTPLRIAVGVVFDPETGEPTFIGGAAEAVKSKTSIYAILVPGEEEGKTLLTRVLRTLTEKTPKDQREKLLKANPEALREFIPYTRGRVLQE
- a CDS encoding glycosyltransferase family 2 protein, translated to MQARLKSISKPAVSIIVPAYNCDRQIPKCLTSIFESAAGYMGFCEVIVVDDGSSDHTYEMAWATIKECRRRWPQISGKVVRHTARLGENQALKTGVNKAYGTLIVVVNPQISWKPGTLKDLVEAIEKHGRASSSPFAAIYRADALRRTLWKT
- a CDS encoding winged helix-turn-helix domain-containing protein — encoded protein: MEDLSRYYALLKDPTRRRIIEILGSQEKIGFKELREKLGVGVGTVYYHLDMLSEFIEQDKQRKYRLNAKGQMLYRVLKDGNVPASLAISETLSHRTIKWLFLSPIFALTVKPHRFLPVSAAILVLGALGASMIKLEPALFFYFEGSTRSPANIAVLFIFNWIGLFLFAEVLAIALFRRVGNDLQFFTCMGLAALPLAIYPYMYLAVPMVLEALAISWQLAKTIRDAILVVLQVWSILLVSAAVCHGKGLRLDKGIIISLTATYLNIAVLFMLGKLA